The Actinocorallia herbida DNA window GGAGATCGTGACGCCGTCGACGGGCGGCAGACCGCCCAGCCAGTCGAGCACCTCGGAGACCGGGACGACCTTGCCGTCGTCGGCGGGCCAGGTGTCGGTGGAGAGGCAGCCGGGGCAGGCGAGCGTGCAGCCCTGGAACCAGATCCCCGCGCGGGTGCCGGGGCCGAGAGCGGTCACCGGATGGTGCACCTTGGCGAGCCGGATAGGGACGTCGCCGTCCCGGATCTCCGCCCCGCCGCCGCCCATCCCCTCGCCGTTCACTCCGTCGAGCCCGCCGCGTCGAGGGTCTTGTCCGTGTCCGCCGTCTCGGGCGTGTCGGGTCCTGTGGTCACATCGAGTTCGACGATGCTGCCCGCCCGTTTGATCCCGGTGACGGTGACTTTCTCGCCCGGTGCCAGTTCCCGTTCGAACAGCGCGCGGGCGAGCGGGTTGACGAAGTGCGCCTCCAGCGCCATGCCGATGCCGCGGCCGCCCTTGTCCAGCTCGGCGGTGCACCACTCGCGCAGGGTGCCGAGCACCTCGGACTTCACCGCGAGCGACACCCGGTGCTCCTCGGTGACGCGGCGGCAGATGTTCTCCAGCTGGAGGTCGAAGATCTTCGAGGCCGCCTCGGCGGCGACGAAGTTGAAGACGATGACGTTGTCGCCGAGCCGGTTCAGCAGTTCCGGCCGGTTCAGCACCGACGTGAAGTGGTCGGAGATCGCCGCCTTGATCCGGTGCTCGATCTCGGCGTACCCGAGTCCGGGGATCACCTTGGACGACCCCAGGTTCGAGGTGAAGATGAGGATGGACTCCGAGAAGTGGACGGTGTGGCCGCGCCCGTCGGTGAGCCTCCCGTCCTCCAGGATCTGCAGGAACTTGTCGAGGATCCGCGGATGGGCCTTCTCGATCTCGTCGAACAGGATCACCCGGAACGGGTCCTCCCGGACGGCGTTGGTCAGCTCGCCGCCCGCCTCGTGCCCGACGTAGCCGGGCGGGGAGCCGATCAGCCGGTCGCCGGCCTGCTCGGCGGAGAACTCGGACATGTCGAACCGCAGGTAGGCCGAGTCGTCGCCGAACACCAGCGAGGTGATCGCCTTGGCCAGCTCGGTCTTGCCGGTGCCGGTGGGCCCGGCGAAGAACAGCACGCCGCGCGGGCGGGAGCCCGATTTGGTGGCCTGCGCGCCGGAGAGGCCGAGGACCGCCCGCTTGAGGATGTCGAGGGTCTTGGTGACGGCCTGGGGCTGCCCGAGCACCCGTTCCGGCACCCGTCGCTCGCCGTCCAGGACGCGCTTGCGCAGGTGCCCGCGCGACCACGGGTTGTCCAGGACGCCGAGCTTGTAGGTGCGCACCGCGTCGGGCAGCCCGTACAGGTCGACGTTCTGCTCCTTGGCCAGCCGGGTGATCTCGATCATCGACTGGAGGGTGAGCCCGTCGGCCTGCTCGGCGAACGCGTCGCACGCGTCGGCCGCGGCGTGGTCCGCGGAGGGGTCGGCGGCGAAGGCGCGGGCCAGAAGCCTGGCGGTCTGCTGGCGGTCGCCCAGGTGCGGGCGCGGCAGCACGATCTCGCGGATCGCGTCGTTGCCGGTCACCAGCCACGGTGGGAGGTCGCCGGGCCGCTCGGCGAGCCAGATGATCGGGTTGTAGAACGGCTTGGGCCGGATGCCGGGCACCCGCACCGGCCGCGCGGTGCGCGCCAGCTTCTCGCAGAACCGGAAGAAGTCGCGCTCGGCGGGCTGGAGGTCGGTGGGCGAGGAGGCGATCCGCGAGGCGCCCTCGATGACGAACGCCGCGCGCACCTGCTCGGTGGGGCGCGCCAGGGCCGCCAGGTGCTTGGTGAGCCCTTCGAGCGACGGCTTGGCGTCCCACTTGCCGAGGAGCTTGGTCGCCGCGGCGGCCGCGTCCTCGTCGTCGGGGTGGACCCGGAGGCCGTCGACGGGGTCGTAGATGACCAGGCACGAGATGCCGCTCGGCTGGAGGGCCTCCCACAGCAGTTCCCGCAAGGGCAGCAGGGCTATCTCGCCACCGCCGTTGGGGAACAGGAAACTGTCGTAGAGGTTGCCCGACAGGACGTACTGCGAGTGCACCGACAGTGTGGCGTCGAGTTCGCGGATGAACGGCGGCCAGCCCATGAGGCGCCCGCCCAGTGTCGGCTGCTCAGTACTCAAGACGGCGTTCCTTCGGCTTGTGCTGCTTGCGTCGGGCCTGCTGCCCCGATTCTTCCGTGACGGGAAGCTCCTCGGCCCCCGGCTCGAGACGCCAGGTCACGGCCATTCCCAGTCCTTCGGCGGCGAGTCTCGCCTGGGCCGCCTCGAACTCGTCGCACCACTGCCGCTCGCGTTCGGCGTCGCGCCTGCGGTCGTCTTCGCTCTCCAGGGGGCGGGTGCGCAGCATCTTCGCGCGCAGCGTGCCGTCCTCCAGCCTCATCCTGACGGCCTGGTCGGGCCACTCGCCCCGGGTGAGGACGAGGTTGCCGTCCACCGCGGCGCGCGTCTCGAAGCCGGTGTCGACCTGGTAGCCGAGGTCCTCGAACGCCCGGGTGATGCTCTCCAGGACGTAGCGGCGCTCCGCCTCGGCCTGCGCGAGGGCCTCCTGTTCCTCCGCCCAGAGCCGCAGGCGCGCGCGCTCTTCGCGGGTCCGCTGGTTCGCCTGCTGGACACGCAGCCGCACTTCGCTGAGCAGCGCCTCGGCCTCGCCGTCGGAGGCGGCCGCGGCGACGTGCTCGGCGGCCTCCCGCACCCGGATGCGGTCGGCTTCGGCCGCGTCGGGCAGCAGCCGCGCGAGGACGCGCGCCAGGTCGGCGGCCCGGTCGCGCGGCACGCTCACCCCGGCGCCCGCTTCGGCGCTCACCTGCTCGGTCATGAGCTCGGCGAGCCGGGCGGACAGGGCGGCCTCCGCCTCGTCCAGGGCGGTGTCGACCGCCGCGCACCAGGTGACGACCTCGTCATGGGCGACGCCGGTGAGGTCGAGTTCCTCCGGCACGGGAAGGGACACCTGCCCGGCGTGCTCGCGCGCCGCCGCGTGCACCGTGTCGCGCAGCGCGCGGATCCGCGCGTTGCGGTCGACCGCCTCGCGCAGCGCCCGCTCGTACCGCTCGAGGTCGGCCAGCGCCTCGGCCCGCGCGCCCGCCTTCTTCTCCGCGAGCGCCGCGAACGCCGCGGCGCCGTGCGCCGCCGCCCCGGCGCCCGCGCCGAGGAGGCGGTTCGCGCCGAGGCTCGCGATGACCGCCGCGTCCAGCGCGATCTCGGCCTCCACGCCACTGCTCATGTACAAGCCTCTTCCTGGACGGACCCCGCACGGGCCGTCCGGTCAGTCTTCTATGACTTCCGCGCGGCGGCTCGAGTTCGCCTGCCGCCACCGGTGCATGCGGATTCCACCGTTGCCGATGTGCGCGAGGGCGCCGGCCGTCAGCGCCAGCATCCAGAGCATCCAGGCCAGCGCGCTCAGCAGGGACAGCAGCAGGAGCGCGAGCAGCAGCGGGATCGTCGCGGCGAGAAGGGCGAGGCCGCAGCCGCGCGCGCCGGTCCGCTGCGCGGTGGCCGACATCGCCCGCGACGTCTTCGACAGCCCGCCGCCGGTGAGGCGGGAGATCCTGGCGGCGGTCGCCCAGGGGCCGTCCGCCAGGTAGTCGCCGCCCTGCTGCGAGGCCAGCACCAGCTCGACGACCAGGGAGACCGCCCACGCCGCGACCGAGGCGGTCACCAGGAGACCGAGCGGGACGGGCATCTTCTGCACCGAGCCGGCGGCCTGGACGCGGTCGGGTTCCCCGCCGAACAGCATCTCGAGCACGAAGCTCCCGCCCACCCATAGGGCGAGGATCGGGAGCGTCCACAAGGCGGCGCGCAGCCTTGCCCGTCCCGCACCCGCCTTGCGCGCGCGCTCCTTCTGCTCCCACAGGGCGAGCCGGCCTTCGGCGCGGTAAGCCTCCTCGGCTTCTTGGCGTCCGGGCAGCGGCGGGGCGACCCGGGTCTGCGGCGGCACGGGCGCGGGCGTCTCGGCGGGCCGCCGCACGGGTGGCGGCTGCTCGTCGTGCACCTCGGGGGTCCCGCCGCGCAGCCAGGCGGCCACCTCGGTGTGGCCCCAGCGGCGCCGGGGGTCGCGGGTGAGCAGGCCGCGGCACAGCAGCCGCAGGTGCGGGTCCTGGATGTCGCCGTTGTCGATCGGCCGGGTGGCCAGATGGTCGACGACGACGGTCTCGCTCATCCCGTCGAAGGGCGCCTTCCCGGTGACGACCTCGCGCGCGATCATGCCGAGCGACCACCAGTCGCGGGCGGGGGAGACCTGGCCGGACAGCGACTCGGGCGCGGCGTAGGCGAGGGTGCGCGAGGAGGAGGCGAACACCACGCTCTGCTCCAGCACGCGGCTCAGCCCGAAGTCGGTGATGACGAGGTCGGCGCCGCGCACGAGCACGTTCTCCGGTTTGAGGTCCCGGTGCACGATGCCCGCGTCGTGCAGCACCTTCAGCCCCTCGGCGAGCTGCCCGACGACCGCCGTCGGATCGACCTGCCGGGCACGGGCGAGAGACCGCAGGCTGCCCTCCGGGAGGTACTCCATGATCTCGTAGTCGCGCCCGTCGGCGTGCCCGGTCTCCAGCACCCGCACGATGTGCGGCGACCGCAGCCGCGGCACCTGCTCCCACACCGCGGGGTCGGCCCGGTAGCCGCGCCGGTAGATCTTGACGACATAGCGCGTCGCGCCTTCGCGCACGAGCAGCAGATCGGACTCCGCACCCTGTACGGGCAGCTCGTCCTCGACCTCGAACCGTCCGGCGAGCACCCCCGGCAACCGCACCAGCGGCCCGCCGCCGCCCGCCGCCGG harbors:
- a CDS encoding AAA family ATPase → MSTEQPTLGGRLMGWPPFIRELDATLSVHSQYVLSGNLYDSFLFPNGGGEIALLPLRELLWEALQPSGISCLVIYDPVDGLRVHPDDEDAAAAATKLLGKWDAKPSLEGLTKHLAALARPTEQVRAAFVIEGASRIASSPTDLQPAERDFFRFCEKLARTARPVRVPGIRPKPFYNPIIWLAERPGDLPPWLVTGNDAIREIVLPRPHLGDRQQTARLLARAFAADPSADHAAADACDAFAEQADGLTLQSMIEITRLAKEQNVDLYGLPDAVRTYKLGVLDNPWSRGHLRKRVLDGERRVPERVLGQPQAVTKTLDILKRAVLGLSGAQATKSGSRPRGVLFFAGPTGTGKTELAKAITSLVFGDDSAYLRFDMSEFSAEQAGDRLIGSPPGYVGHEAGGELTNAVREDPFRVILFDEIEKAHPRILDKFLQILEDGRLTDGRGHTVHFSESILIFTSNLGSSKVIPGLGYAEIEHRIKAAISDHFTSVLNRPELLNRLGDNVIVFNFVAAEAASKIFDLQLENICRRVTEEHRVSLAVKSEVLGTLREWCTAELDKGGRGIGMALEAHFVNPLARALFERELAPGEKVTVTGIKRAGSIVELDVTTGPDTPETADTDKTLDAAGSTE
- a CDS encoding response regulator receiver protein, which translates into the protein MSSGVEAEIALDAAVIASLGANRLLGAGAGAAAHGAAAFAALAEKKAGARAEALADLERYERALREAVDRNARIRALRDTVHAAAREHAGQVSLPVPEELDLTGVAHDEVVTWCAAVDTALDEAEAALSARLAELMTEQVSAEAGAGVSVPRDRAADLARVLARLLPDAAEADRIRVREAAEHVAAAASDGEAEALLSEVRLRVQQANQRTREERARLRLWAEEQEALAQAEAERRYVLESITRAFEDLGYQVDTGFETRAAVDGNLVLTRGEWPDQAVRMRLEDGTLRAKMLRTRPLESEDDRRRDAERERQWCDEFEAAQARLAAEGLGMAVTWRLEPGAEELPVTEESGQQARRKQHKPKERRLEY
- a CDS encoding protein kinase domain-containing protein; this translates as MDDPQWTRRDPGVTSRDAPGPAAGGGGPLVRLPGVLAGRFEVEDELPVQGAESDLLLVREGATRYVVKIYRRGYRADPAVWEQVPRLRSPHIVRVLETGHADGRDYEIMEYLPEGSLRSLARARQVDPTAVVGQLAEGLKVLHDAGIVHRDLKPENVLVRGADLVITDFGLSRVLEQSVVFASSSRTLAYAAPESLSGQVSPARDWWSLGMIAREVVTGKAPFDGMSETVVVDHLATRPIDNGDIQDPHLRLLCRGLLTRDPRRRWGHTEVAAWLRGGTPEVHDEQPPPVRRPAETPAPVPPQTRVAPPLPGRQEAEEAYRAEGRLALWEQKERARKAGAGRARLRAALWTLPILALWVGGSFVLEMLFGGEPDRVQAAGSVQKMPVPLGLLVTASVAAWAVSLVVELVLASQQGGDYLADGPWATAARISRLTGGGLSKTSRAMSATAQRTGARGCGLALLAATIPLLLALLLLSLLSALAWMLWMLALTAGALAHIGNGGIRMHRWRQANSSRRAEVIED